The Benincasa hispida cultivar B227 chromosome 9, ASM972705v1, whole genome shotgun sequence genome has a segment encoding these proteins:
- the LOC120084920 gene encoding gamma-glutamylcyclotransferase 2-1 has product MVFWVFGYGSLVWNPGFEFDKKIIGYIKDYKRVFDLACIDHRGTPENPARTLTLEEEDGAICWGAAYCVRGSPERERAAMEYLEHRECEYDQKTLVNFYKEENSLEPALTGVIVFTSTPDKEVNKYYLGPAPLEDMARQIATAVGPCGNNRDYIFMLEKALFNIGHEEEMVIELANEVRKVLDLLENGISRENKLLGAAPHIILKSHIPSLELQTLPEAIATDT; this is encoded by the exons ATGGTGTTTTGGGTATTTGGGTATGGCTCACTGGTGTGGAATCCAGGATTTGAATTTGATAAGAAAATTATCGGCTATATCAAGGATTATAAGCGTGTTTTCGACCTTG CATGCATTGATCACAGAGGTACTCCAGAAAATCCTGCTAGAACTCTTACTTTGGAAGAGGAAGATGGAGCTATTTGT TGGGGAGCAGCTTATTGTGTGCGGGGAAGTCCTGAAAGGGAAAGAGCTGCAATGGAG TATTTGGAGCATAGAGAATGTGAATATGATCAAAAGACACTTGTTAACTTTTACAAG GAAGAGAACTCTCTTGAGCCTGCGCTTACAGGAGTAATTGT TTTCACGTCCACTCCGGACAAAGAAGTGAACAAATACTACCTGGGTCCAGCTCCATTAGAGGATATGGCTAG ACAAATTGCAACTGCTGTTGGGCCTTGTGGAAACAATAGAGATTATATTTTCATGTTAGAAAAGGCATTGTTTAACATAG GTCATGAGGAGGAAATGGTGATTGAGCTTGCTAATGAGGTGCGAAAAGTCCTCGACCTCCTCGAGAATGGAATTTCAAGGGAGAACAAACTGCTCGGAGCAGCGCCCCACATAATACTCAAGTCACACATACCGTCCTTAGAACTGCAAACGCTTCCAGAAGCCATAGCCACAGATACCTAa